From Edaphobacter lichenicola, one genomic window encodes:
- a CDS encoding glycoside hydrolase family 3 C-terminal domain-containing protein — MWLHLISVLIVLLGLLPLASFGQSSKRLLYSSLSDDERVNDLMSRMTLDEKIAQLINTAPAIPRLNLPAYDYWSEGLHGVARSGYATLFPQAIGMAATWDAPLIHQISTAISTEARAKYNEAVRLNIHSIYYGLTIWSPNINIFRDPRWGRGQETYGEDPFLTARLGVAFVEGLQGDDPHYLRAIATPKHYAVHSGPESTRHSANVDPSPYDLWDTYLPAFRATITEAKADSIMCAYNSINNYPACANKYLLQTVLRDAWSFKGFVTSDCGAIDDFYEVTAHHLSPSKEAAAVAGIEAGTDTNCGETYLSLTEALKKHLISESQINASLKRLLLARYRLGLFDDASRVPYAAIPFSEVHSPSHRELAKTAARKSMVLLKNDSSFLPLDLNTRTIAVIGPNAASLAAIEGNYNAIAEDPKLPVDAIAAEFKNSMILYAQGSPYADQVPLPIPRTMFHPSKSAVENGLKAEYFSDSTFQGNPVTTRIDKAIDFDWNSAAPTPGVPSNSFAVRWTGTITAPQTGDLALAMHFGDCYPCTGHEQFKIFVDGKLIASDSPSENSLDSHFRLNFVDTNPHDLRVEYIHHAPLRGADLSFEWTPQSSYLRKEAVAIAQKSDVILAFVGLSPNLEGEEMSLHVEGFAGGDRTDIKLPAAQQELLEALAATGKPLVVILMNGSALSVNWAQEHAKAILEAWYPGEAGSEAIAETLSGQNNPGGRLPVTFYAGVEQLPAFSDYSMANRTYRYFKGKPLYGFGYGLSYTIFSYQNLRLSSSKLKAGDSITAEADVKNTGTREGDEVAELYLMPPYSSVSPNLALAGFTRLHLKPDETTHVTFTLDSRTLSQVDDKGNRAVVPGSYVIAVGGSQPDSRLGKTASFSVQGTLKLPH, encoded by the coding sequence ATGTGGTTACATTTGATCTCCGTTCTTATTGTTTTGTTAGGTCTTTTGCCTCTTGCCTCGTTCGGGCAATCGTCAAAGCGACTTCTCTACTCATCTCTCTCCGATGATGAACGAGTCAATGACCTCATGTCACGCATGACCCTTGACGAGAAAATCGCTCAACTCATTAACACTGCACCAGCAATCCCGCGCCTTAATCTTCCTGCCTATGATTATTGGAGCGAAGGTCTTCATGGCGTTGCCCGTTCTGGATACGCCACACTCTTTCCTCAGGCTATCGGTATGGCCGCCACCTGGGACGCTCCGCTCATTCACCAGATCTCAACGGCAATCTCTACCGAAGCTCGCGCTAAATACAATGAAGCCGTACGCCTCAACATTCATTCCATCTATTACGGTCTTACTATCTGGTCGCCGAATATCAATATCTTTCGCGATCCACGCTGGGGCCGCGGCCAAGAAACATATGGGGAAGATCCATTTCTTACCGCGCGTCTGGGCGTAGCGTTTGTCGAAGGTCTCCAAGGAGATGATCCTCACTACTTGAGAGCAATCGCTACTCCTAAGCATTACGCCGTACATAGTGGCCCAGAATCGACTCGTCATAGCGCCAATGTTGATCCCTCACCTTACGATCTTTGGGATACCTATCTTCCCGCCTTCCGGGCCACCATAACCGAAGCGAAAGCCGATTCGATCATGTGCGCCTATAACTCGATCAACAACTATCCCGCTTGCGCAAATAAATACCTTCTCCAAACGGTTCTTCGTGACGCCTGGTCCTTCAAAGGCTTCGTCACCTCTGATTGCGGTGCCATCGACGACTTTTATGAAGTGACGGCACATCATCTGTCACCGAGCAAGGAGGCAGCAGCTGTCGCAGGCATTGAAGCCGGCACAGATACAAACTGCGGCGAGACCTACCTCTCTCTCACCGAAGCTCTGAAAAAACATCTCATTAGCGAATCACAGATCAATGCCTCCCTTAAAAGACTGCTCCTTGCGCGGTATCGTCTTGGCCTCTTCGATGACGCTTCCCGGGTCCCCTATGCAGCGATTCCCTTCTCCGAAGTCCACTCCCCCTCCCACAGAGAATTGGCCAAAACTGCAGCCAGGAAGTCGATGGTGCTGCTGAAAAACGACTCCTCTTTTCTGCCGCTCGACCTGAACACTCGTACAATCGCCGTCATAGGACCTAATGCTGCCTCCTTGGCAGCCATCGAAGGCAACTACAATGCAATTGCCGAAGACCCCAAACTCCCTGTCGACGCCATTGCAGCTGAGTTTAAGAACTCAATGATCCTCTATGCTCAGGGCTCGCCGTATGCGGATCAGGTGCCTCTACCGATTCCTCGCACCATGTTTCATCCCAGCAAATCAGCGGTTGAAAACGGGCTGAAGGCCGAGTATTTCTCCGACAGCACTTTCCAAGGCAACCCTGTAACGACACGTATTGACAAGGCGATTGACTTCGATTGGAACTCCGCTGCTCCAACGCCCGGCGTGCCCTCCAATAGCTTTGCTGTCCGCTGGACCGGAACCATCACAGCTCCACAGACGGGAGATCTTGCGCTCGCAATGCATTTTGGTGACTGCTATCCCTGCACTGGACACGAGCAATTTAAGATCTTTGTTGATGGAAAACTCATTGCAAGTGACTCCCCGTCAGAGAATAGTTTAGATTCGCACTTTCGACTGAATTTCGTGGACACTAATCCACATGATCTTAGAGTCGAGTACATACATCACGCGCCACTCCGCGGCGCAGACCTCTCATTCGAGTGGACTCCACAGTCTTCGTATTTACGAAAAGAGGCCGTCGCAATCGCTCAGAAATCTGATGTCATTCTTGCGTTTGTAGGCTTATCTCCTAATCTCGAGGGTGAAGAGATGTCCCTCCATGTCGAAGGCTTCGCCGGCGGAGATCGGACGGACATCAAGCTTCCCGCTGCGCAGCAAGAACTTCTGGAAGCACTTGCCGCGACCGGTAAGCCGCTGGTGGTCATTCTCATGAACGGCTCTGCTCTCTCTGTCAACTGGGCTCAGGAGCATGCCAAAGCCATCCTAGAAGCCTGGTATCCCGGGGAAGCGGGATCGGAAGCAATTGCTGAAACTCTAAGCGGGCAAAACAACCCCGGCGGGCGTCTTCCCGTGACCTTCTATGCCGGGGTCGAACAGTTGCCCGCCTTTAGTGACTATTCCATGGCCAACCGAACTTACCGTTACTTCAAGGGCAAACCGCTTTATGGTTTCGGTTATGGGCTTAGCTATACCATTTTTTCTTATCAAAACCTCAGGCTCTCTAGTTCAAAACTCAAGGCCGGTGACTCCATTACAGCCGAAGCAGATGTGAAGAACACAGGGACTCGAGAGGGAGACGAAGTCGCGGAACTCTATCTGATGCCACCTTACTCCTCGGTGTCTCCGAACCTAGCCCTCGCGGGTTTCACGCGTCTGCATCTGAAACCGGACGAAACAACCCATGTCACCTTCACTCTTGATTCTCGTACCCTGTCCCAAGTGGACGATAAGGGCAATCGAGCCGTTGTTCCGGGTAGCTATGTTATTGCGGTAGGCGGATCTCAACCAGACAGTCGTCTTGGGAAAACCGCCAGCTTCAGCGTGCAAGGCACGTTAAAACTCCCACACTAG
- a CDS encoding ROK family protein yields MRCISQSNPGQMAASTSSGVVVSFDLGGSHVAAMAAKVSSPFDGTRASLALNEGGSATYLFDRVDEVGRMALAALNSSEAIVGIAVAMPGPFEYSTGVSWLQHKFSAWYSVNVCKHLAIRFGIDEKNVVFLNDADAFLLGELQESFAARAIGITLGTGIGASFAIDGRAVPAAEILPNNCDLYALPWKGRTVEEFISTRGIMKLHEDRSGRYRSVKEIAVKSNFDAVAADTMLAFGKELRLVVETYLLPNHFRRLHFSQLGDFLARNAIRTT; encoded by the coding sequence ATGCGATGTATTTCGCAATCCAATCCTGGTCAGATGGCAGCTTCAACGAGCAGCGGGGTCGTCGTGAGCTTCGATTTAGGAGGCAGCCACGTTGCCGCCATGGCTGCGAAGGTGAGCAGCCCTTTCGACGGAACCAGAGCATCCCTAGCCTTGAACGAAGGTGGTTCAGCAACATATCTGTTTGACCGGGTCGACGAAGTTGGTCGCATGGCTCTGGCTGCTCTGAACTCTTCGGAGGCCATAGTAGGAATCGCGGTTGCGATGCCGGGGCCATTCGAATACTCGACTGGGGTTTCGTGGCTGCAACACAAATTCTCTGCTTGGTATAGCGTCAATGTTTGTAAACATCTAGCAATTAGATTCGGGATTGACGAAAAGAACGTCGTGTTCCTCAACGATGCAGACGCCTTTCTTCTTGGTGAGCTTCAAGAGTCATTCGCGGCTAGGGCAATTGGAATTACTTTGGGGACGGGGATCGGCGCCTCATTTGCGATAGATGGACGAGCGGTGCCCGCAGCTGAAATTCTTCCCAACAATTGCGATCTTTATGCTCTCCCTTGGAAGGGCCGCACAGTCGAAGAATTTATTTCCACCCGTGGCATCATGAAACTGCATGAAGATCGCAGCGGGCGATATAGATCGGTCAAAGAGATTGCGGTGAAGTCCAACTTCGATGCTGTTGCGGCTGATACGATGTTGGCCTTTGGAAAAGAGCTCCGTCTGGTTGTCGAGACCTATCTTCTGCCCAATCATTTTAGGCGGCTCCATTTCTCGCAGCTCGGAGACTTTCTTGCCCGCAATGCGATCAGGACCACTTGA
- a CDS encoding polysaccharide deacetylase family protein, whose product MEKPSFAVPIRGITKKGARLLQPIQLTIGHTGTDAMLVVRADHEEVDRRVLSTGTHTFSVYVDPVETATQVRLDYEIAGKSDSADVRVEPVRKVEIFILPHSHHDLGFTDLQSNIEAKQMTNISKGIALARATANYPQGARFIWNLEVLWGADLFLRTKTESEREELISAV is encoded by the coding sequence ATGGAGAAGCCGAGCTTTGCCGTGCCAATTCGCGGGATCACGAAAAAAGGCGCGAGACTTCTCCAACCGATCCAACTAACGATTGGGCACACCGGAACGGATGCAATGTTGGTGGTCCGCGCCGACCACGAGGAAGTCGACCGACGCGTTCTGTCTACAGGGACACATACATTCAGCGTCTATGTCGATCCGGTTGAAACAGCAACGCAAGTGCGTCTTGACTATGAAATCGCAGGCAAGTCGGACTCGGCTGACGTTCGAGTCGAACCGGTACGCAAAGTCGAGATCTTCATCCTGCCTCATTCTCACCATGACCTTGGGTTTACCGATCTCCAGAGCAATATCGAAGCAAAACAAATGACCAATATCTCCAAGGGAATTGCACTAGCGCGGGCCACGGCCAACTACCCGCAGGGAGCGCGATTCATATGGAACCTCGAGGTTCTCTGGGGAGCAGATCTGTTCCTGAGAACCAAGACCGAGTCAGAGCGCGAAGAGCTGATCAGCGCTGTGTAG